GGGCCGCGCCGCGGCCACCGTCGCATCGATGGCGACCGTCACGTCGTCGGGCAACACGAGGGCGATCGTCACCGGGTCGCCCTTGTGTGGCGAAAACGGCACCTTCACGACCAACGTGCGGTCGGCGCGCATCTTCGTCTCGTAGAATTGCTCGACCTGATCCCACGTCGAGCAGCGGACCTTGAGCGACCTGGCCCGGCTCACGGGTCCTCTCCACGGGCGGCGCGCTCCGCGCGCGCGAGCGCATCGCGGATCACGGCGTTGTCGGCCGCGACCGACAGCGCCATCTTCAGGTTCATCACCGCCCCCTTCGCGTCGCCCGCGGCGAGCGCCGCCGTCCCCAGTTTGTAGAACTTGCGCGCCGCCCCGTCGGGCACGTCGTCCTCCGGCCGGCGAATGCGCGGCCGCGCCGCCGCGTCCGCATCCCACCGCAGCTTGCCGTCGGCAAGCCCCGCATCGTATTGCTCTCGCTTCTGTCCGTCGATCAGCACGCGGTACGCCTCGACCACGCGCGAGT
The sequence above is drawn from the Deltaproteobacteria bacterium genome and encodes:
- a CDS encoding J domain-containing protein, with the translated sequence MGDSRQAREAVIAFVDKAFAALDRVDYYALLGVQKDATAVQIKDAYYRRAARLHPDLHIGWMDDAFRRKLTSVYSRVVEAYRVLIDGQKREQYDAGLADGKLRWDADAAARPRIRRPEDDVPDGAARKFYKLGTAALAAGDAKGAVMNLKMALSVAADNAVIRDALARAERAARGEDP